A genomic region of Hippoglossus hippoglossus isolate fHipHip1 chromosome 8, fHipHip1.pri, whole genome shotgun sequence contains the following coding sequences:
- the LOC117765830 gene encoding ADP-ribosylation factor-like protein 4D, whose protein sequence is MGNQLTEIAPNTTFLPSFQSLHVVVIGLDSAGKTSLLYRLKLQEFVETIPTKGFNMERIKVPMGSAKSNSTTFQVWDVGGQEKLRPLWKSYTRRTEGLVFVVDAVEAERMEEAKVELHRIARSAENQGVPVLVLANKQDLDGAMSASEVEKVLALHELSSSTLHHTQGCSALDGQGLQPGLEKLYEMILKRKKMLRHSKKKR, encoded by the exons ATGGGGAACCAGTTAACAGAAATCGCCCCCAACACCACATTCCTCCCCAGCTTCCAGTCGCTGCATGTGGTGGTGATTGGTTTGGACTCTGCAGGGAAAACCTCCCTCCTCTACAGGCTCAAGCTGCAGGAGTTTGTTGAGACGATCCCCACCAAGGGCTTCAACATGGAGCGGATTAAGGTACCCATGGGAAGTGCCAAAAGCAACAGCACCACCTTCCAGGTGTGGGACGTTGGCGGACAAGAGAAACTGAGGCCCCTCTGGAAGTCGTACACCAGGAGGACTGAGGGGCTGGTATTCGTGGTGGATGCGGTCGAGGCTGAGCGCATGGAGGAGGCCAAAGTGGAGCTCCACAGGATTGCTCGTTCAGCGGAGAACCAGGGGGTGCCCGTACTGGTTCTGGCAAACAAACAGGATCTAGATGGAGCCATGTCAGCTTCAGAG GTAGAGAAGGTGCTGGCCCTCCATGAGCTGAGCTCGTCCACACTGCACCACACGCAGGGCTGCTCGGCGCTGGATGGTCAGGGTCTGCAGCCTGGCCTCGAGAAACTCTATGAAATGAtcctgaagaggaagaagatgctGCGGCACAGcaagaagaagagatga
- the LOC117765829 gene encoding transmembrane protein 106B-like, producing the protein MGAAPSTSNAGTGGSCQDHDQQPIIENDDIKRRNSSRRCSSGETVPCPTCQGTGRIRRGQESKLVAVIPCNDQRLKPRHTKLYVAVSVGVCLLVSALVLFFFFPRAVLLSPVAVKSSFVYFTKNNILINITHVLNITNNNFATVQTYNLSVQALTFDTVVGSVSIKNVTSVKPLSTTTYSFVIPIQLSDPGLNNYCKKASLPVHILYLHMQMSMIVYYLAHYEQLSLETYEYIDCGANSTIPHQVQRPPP; encoded by the exons ATGGGGGCTGCTCCCAGCACGTCTAATGCAGGAACTGGAGGGAGCTGCCAAGACCATGACCAGCAACCAATAATTGAGAATGATGACATTAAGAGGCGGAACTCCAGCAGGAGATGCAGCTCAGGAGAGACGGTTCCCTGTCCGACCTGCCAGGGCACTGGACGTATACGCAGAG GTCAGGAGAGCAAGCTGGTGGCTGTCATCCCCTGTAATGACCAGAGGCTGAAGCCTAGACACAC GAAGTTATATGTTGCTGTGTCTGTTGGTGTGTGCCTGCTGGTCAGTGCCCTGgtgctgttcttcttctttcctcgTGCTGTCCTGCTGTCTCCAGTAGCTGTCAAGTCATCCTTTGTTTACTTCACCAAGAACAACATCCTTATTAACATCACG CATGTGTTGAACATCACCAACAACAACTTTGCGACGGTGCAGACCTATAATCTGTCAGTGCAGGCCCTCACCTTTGACACGGTGGTGGGATCAGTGTCTATTAAGAACGTCACCTCTGTCAAACCTCTGTCCACCACAACG TACTCGTTCGTGATCCCCATCCAGCTCTCGGACCCTGGTTTGAA TAACTACTGTAAGAAAGCTTCCCTGCCTGTCCACATCCTGTATCTGCATATGCA GATGTCGATGATAGTTTACTACCTGGCCCACTATGAGCAGCTCTCCCTGGAGACGTACGAGTACATCGACTGTGGAGCAAACAGTACCATACCACATCAGGTGCAGCGCCCTCCACCCTGA